One Treponema sp. J25 DNA segment encodes these proteins:
- a CDS encoding sugar ABC transporter permease: protein MKWSGFGTIKFVGLENFRELILQDGTFWRSLLNVSILILVTVFIQNPVAFLLAAALTKLPEKTSRLLRTIYFVPATLSLVVVTKLWVNIFNPTYGILNKLIHALGFQDFTVAWLSDPRTALGSVIWIMIWQGFGWALLFYYSGLVTVPAELEEAAKVDGASRWQTFIHIIIPYLFPVIQSVIVIDVISSFKQMEMIYLSTEGGPGNYTQFIAVYLYQKAFKYSEYGYGNAISVLFVVIAVMITIIIQKIFTTWSNQEE from the coding sequence ATGAAATGGTCTGGCTTTGGGACAATCAAGTTTGTCGGCCTAGAAAATTTTCGCGAACTTATTCTGCAAGACGGAACATTCTGGCGATCACTTCTTAATGTGAGTATTTTAATTTTAGTAACCGTATTCATTCAAAATCCTGTAGCCTTTTTGCTCGCAGCGGCACTGACAAAACTACCAGAAAAGACGTCGCGGCTGCTTCGCACGATTTATTTTGTTCCTGCCACATTAAGTCTTGTCGTAGTAACCAAACTTTGGGTCAATATTTTTAATCCCACCTACGGCATACTAAATAAACTAATTCATGCCCTTGGATTTCAGGACTTTACTGTAGCGTGGCTCAGTGATCCCAGGACAGCACTCGGGTCCGTAATCTGGATCATGATATGGCAAGGGTTTGGATGGGCCCTTCTATTTTACTATTCCGGCCTTGTCACGGTTCCTGCAGAACTTGAAGAGGCTGCCAAAGTAGATGGGGCTAGCCGCTGGCAAACCTTTATCCACATTATTATTCCCTATCTCTTTCCTGTGATTCAATCGGTGATCGTTATCGACGTTATTTCCTCTTTTAAACAAATGGAGATGATTTACCTTTCCACAGAAGGCGGACCCGGTAATTATACCCAATTTATCGCGGTGTATCTCTATCAAAAGGCATTTAAGTATTCTGAATACGGTTATGGGAATGCGATTTCGGTACTTTTTGTGGTTATTGCAGTGATGATCACCATAATCATCCAGAAAATCTTTACCACATGGTCAAATCAAGAGGAATAA
- a CDS encoding carbohydrate ABC transporter permease, translating into MNTRNDSYRARKTLYTSLLWIILGGLVIAQLFPLLWVASYSLQKSGDLFGPELFKFPTAPQWQNYLRAWKDGKIPVYLFNTLKIVIPSVTGATLLSFGLAYACTRMEWKLKPLAWFFVTIGLTIPIHTTLLPNFIWYRFFGLIDTHLGLIISYVAFSLSFNTIVFSGLLAGIPKSMEESAFMDGAGYGRILSQIIAPMTATGFATVGVQTFLNHWNEFIMANTYLASEIKRTLPFSIIRFQGEYSADYAVQFACMTLVALPPLVLYFIFNRWILAGVTAGAVKG; encoded by the coding sequence ATGAATACCCGTAATGATTCATATAGAGCAAGGAAAACCCTATATACCAGTTTGTTATGGATTATTTTAGGAGGGTTAGTCATTGCCCAGCTCTTCCCCTTACTTTGGGTAGCATCATACTCGTTACAAAAATCGGGGGATCTGTTCGGACCAGAACTTTTTAAATTCCCTACAGCGCCCCAATGGCAAAATTACCTGCGGGCATGGAAGGATGGGAAAATTCCTGTCTATTTATTTAACACCCTTAAAATTGTCATTCCCTCGGTAACTGGGGCTACCCTGCTTTCCTTTGGGCTCGCCTATGCATGTACCAGAATGGAATGGAAACTGAAACCCCTTGCCTGGTTTTTTGTGACCATCGGCCTCACAATTCCTATCCATACAACCCTCCTCCCCAATTTTATCTGGTATCGTTTTTTTGGGCTAATCGACACCCATCTTGGTCTCATCATTTCTTATGTGGCCTTTAGTCTTTCTTTTAATACCATCGTTTTTTCAGGGCTGCTTGCGGGAATTCCGAAATCAATGGAAGAATCCGCCTTCATGGACGGTGCAGGTTATGGTCGAATCTTAAGTCAGATTATCGCTCCCATGACCGCTACTGGTTTTGCCACCGTTGGCGTCCAGACTTTTTTAAATCATTGGAATGAATTTATCATGGCCAATACCTACCTGGCATCAGAAATTAAACGTACCCTGCCTTTTTCAATTATTCGATTTCAGGGAGAATATTCTGCGGACTACGCAGTCCAATTTGCCTGTATGACATTGGTAGCGCTTCCTCCCCTCGTTTTATATTTTATTTTTAATCGCTGGATTCTGGCGGGGGTTACCGCAGGGGCAGTAAAGGGTTAA
- a CDS encoding GH1 family beta-glucosidase translates to MYEAFLQFPTDFIWGVATAAYQIEGAWNEDGRGPSIWDTFSQSSSNIADNQPGNVAVDHYHRYQEDIELMRFLGIHNYRMSLSWSRIFPEGRGRVEQRGLDFYNRLVDSLLSANIKPWITLYHWDLPQALQDRGGWTNRDTVAAFAEYVDQVTRSLGDRVKHWMTFNEPWVASICGNLLGVHAPGLKDIQTTLAVAHGMLLGHGMGSRIVKTNVRDSMVGIVNNLAWIEPATNTEADRAAAHRWDGAYNRWFMDSIYKGSYPEDMLKWFGPLVPEIRQDDMKLISTPTDFLGLNYYTRRLVHYDPKNPFIQASQTYRSHTPRAEFEEFEDWPEGLYHTLCRIRDEYGNPPVYITENGTTTLDEISDDGCVHDPVRVDYLRRHFSAAYQAITEGCQCKGFFVWSLLDNYEWAFGFSKRFGLVFVDYTDNLHRIPKDSAYFFRQVIRKNGFRIHSR, encoded by the coding sequence ATGTATGAAGCATTTTTACAATTCCCAACGGATTTTATATGGGGCGTCGCAACGGCAGCGTATCAAATAGAAGGAGCCTGGAACGAAGACGGAAGGGGCCCCTCTATTTGGGATACCTTTTCGCAAAGTAGTTCCAATATTGCGGATAACCAACCGGGAAACGTAGCAGTAGATCATTATCACCGATACCAAGAAGATATAGAGTTAATGCGATTTCTTGGAATTCACAATTATCGAATGTCCCTCTCCTGGTCTCGGATATTTCCCGAAGGGCGAGGCCGTGTGGAACAGCGGGGCCTTGATTTTTACAATCGCCTTGTGGATAGTCTCCTTTCCGCAAATATTAAGCCATGGATAACCCTATACCATTGGGATCTTCCCCAGGCATTGCAGGATCGGGGAGGCTGGACAAATAGGGACACGGTAGCCGCTTTTGCTGAATATGTTGATCAGGTTACCCGAAGTTTGGGAGATAGGGTAAAACACTGGATGACCTTTAATGAACCCTGGGTGGCCTCCATTTGTGGGAATCTCCTGGGTGTCCATGCTCCGGGACTTAAGGATATTCAAACCACCCTGGCGGTGGCTCACGGTATGCTACTCGGCCATGGTATGGGAAGTAGAATTGTTAAAACCAATGTGCGAGACAGCATGGTTGGTATTGTCAACAACCTGGCATGGATAGAACCAGCAACCAATACCGAAGCGGATCGGGCTGCGGCCCATCGTTGGGATGGGGCTTACAATCGCTGGTTCATGGACAGCATTTACAAAGGATCTTACCCAGAGGACATGCTGAAATGGTTCGGCCCCCTGGTACCAGAGATTCGGCAAGACGATATGAAACTTATCAGTACTCCCACCGATTTTTTAGGACTCAACTATTATACCCGCCGTCTTGTACACTATGATCCGAAAAATCCTTTTATCCAAGCTAGCCAAACATATCGATCTCATACTCCTCGAGCTGAATTTGAAGAATTCGAAGACTGGCCAGAAGGGCTCTACCATACCCTGTGCCGTATTAGGGATGAGTACGGGAATCCTCCGGTGTATATAACCGAAAACGGAACTACCACCCTGGATGAGATAAGCGATGATGGTTGTGTTCATGACCCCGTGCGGGTAGATTACCTGCGACGACATTTTTCTGCTGCCTATCAGGCTATTACAGAAGGCTGCCAGTGCAAAGGATTTTTTGTGTGGTCCTTGCTTGATAATTATGAATGGGCCTTTGGTTTTTCCAAGCGTTTTGGTCTCGTATTCGTAGATTACACAGACAATCTCCACCGAATACCCAAAGATAGTGCCTATTTTTTTCGACAGGTTATCCGTAAAAACGGCTTTAGAATACATTCACGATAA
- a CDS encoding glycoside hydrolase family 43 protein — MIINPILPGFNPDPSILRVNTDYYIATSTFEWFPAIAIYHSTNLKDWELITHVIQDDTILNLKRLPSAKGVWAPCLTYNHKQKLFYVTFSLMYSHNARNFDVDNFVLTAPSIYGPWSGLIYLHSVGFDPSFFHDDDGRQYVVCLEWELRNGPGRPGAIVLQEYDGSTQQMIGPLKRISNGFTRRGCIEGPHIYKYKGLYYLLLAEGGTGYGHCVTLGRSVSIWGPYEGDPENPILSASEDFDELDNDYYLKPHQYNPKAFLQKTGHGSIVETPDGKVYLAHLCARPFTPELRCTLGRETALQRMYWTNDGWLRKKGGKLPDLFVEEPEEDADHILYQETGKQSAKRIKREREDFESSCDIQFVSPRCSWKRFASLTERPGYLRIFGRQSLCSLDEVALVARRLISIQADVRCAMEFIPTDFRHSAGIVIYYDNMNHFFLRLTRLIPEAPPQLMLTQIENGQRKETEGPFIEEGKVLYLRLTVHDRELRFFWTQARSAEDNVEKSVWHNLGSIFDVSVLSDEYCTTGEFTGTFVGIACVDTLNRHAYADFDWFEYREGYSLS; from the coding sequence ATGATCATAAATCCCATATTACCTGGTTTCAACCCTGACCCTTCCATTTTGCGGGTAAACACGGATTATTACATTGCCACATCAACTTTTGAATGGTTTCCTGCAATTGCTATCTACCATTCAACTAACCTAAAAGATTGGGAACTTATAACCCACGTGATCCAGGATGATACGATTTTAAACCTGAAAAGACTTCCTTCGGCAAAGGGGGTCTGGGCACCTTGTCTCACCTACAACCACAAGCAGAAACTATTTTATGTAACTTTTTCACTTATGTATTCCCATAATGCTCGCAATTTTGATGTGGATAATTTCGTACTTACCGCACCATCAATTTATGGCCCCTGGTCTGGACTAATCTATCTCCATTCAGTGGGCTTTGATCCCTCTTTCTTTCATGATGATGATGGCCGGCAATATGTGGTGTGTCTGGAATGGGAACTCCGGAATGGGCCAGGACGTCCAGGAGCCATAGTTCTACAGGAGTACGATGGATCTACGCAGCAGATGATAGGTCCCTTAAAGCGAATCTCAAATGGATTTACCCGTCGGGGCTGCATCGAAGGGCCCCATATCTATAAATACAAAGGACTCTACTACCTGCTTCTTGCTGAAGGCGGTACTGGTTATGGGCATTGTGTTACCCTAGGGCGCTCTGTTTCGATCTGGGGGCCCTACGAAGGAGATCCAGAAAATCCTATCCTCAGTGCCTCTGAAGATTTTGATGAATTGGATAACGACTACTATCTTAAACCGCACCAGTATAACCCGAAGGCATTTTTGCAAAAAACAGGCCATGGTTCTATAGTAGAAACTCCTGATGGGAAGGTGTACCTAGCCCACTTATGCGCTCGCCCTTTTACACCGGAACTTCGGTGTACCCTGGGGAGAGAAACGGCTCTCCAACGTATGTACTGGACCAATGATGGCTGGCTCCGAAAAAAAGGGGGAAAATTACCAGATCTCTTCGTAGAAGAACCGGAAGAAGATGCGGATCACATTCTCTATCAAGAGACAGGTAAGCAATCGGCCAAAAGGATTAAGAGAGAACGGGAAGATTTTGAGAGCAGTTGTGATATTCAGTTTGTAAGTCCCCGTTGTTCCTGGAAACGTTTTGCTTCTTTAACCGAGCGACCTGGGTATCTGAGGATATTTGGCCGGCAATCCCTATGTTCTCTTGACGAAGTGGCCCTCGTTGCACGGCGGCTTATATCGATTCAGGCGGACGTCCGCTGTGCTATGGAATTTATACCCACCGATTTTCGGCATTCGGCGGGAATAGTGATTTACTATGATAATATGAACCATTTTTTTCTTCGTCTTACACGACTTATTCCAGAAGCCCCACCCCAGCTTATGCTCACTCAGATAGAAAACGGTCAACGCAAAGAAACCGAAGGCCCCTTTATTGAGGAAGGGAAGGTCCTCTATTTACGGCTCACAGTCCATGATCGGGAACTCCGTTTTTTCTGGACCCAGGCTCGGAGTGCAGAAGATAATGTAGAAAAATCAGTATGGCATAACCTGGGTTCCATTTTTGATGTATCGGTCCTCTCTGACGAGTATTGTACCACCGGCGAGTTTACAGGAACCTTTGTGGGGATTGCCTGCGTGGACACCCTGAACCGGCACGCCTATGCCGATTTTGACTGGTTTGAGTATAGAGAGGGGTACTCGCTATCATAA
- a CDS encoding alpha/beta hydrolase-fold protein, translated as MRIPPVVSLALFITLLIVACGSTEAPSAKSVGGNTAVTEREYKNNQKINHKLIIPKQIEEIPDEYFKASNQPGTLTDLYYDTYESFSYNEKSKPLKKHAVVYLPYGYSKNQRYDVFYLMHGGWGDETTMLGTPAKPFSFKNVIDNAIAAGEIKPLIIVCPTYNNTNENGLDSANFSLAMQLTRNYHNELLHDLIPAMEGTYSTYAASTSAEDLIASRDHRGFGGFSMGSVATWRTFQYGLDYFRYFLPMSCGTTLDDKEIFAAARGHDPDDYFVFVMTGTDDFAYRYDEARVNLMRLSVYFTDIDENADGNFAYRVKQGYSHDGKAAMEYTYNGMKAFWNGKNKTENTQQAAPILVSSGLTQKAFTRDTKIEDVIQDPAFGNSGRLLFPVNKRYYSGDTLGKLALTWYGINPDRTVEIVNYFKKRAESGDTIFYDIYSDEEKAQDPRKKDTGLFFFRGNKGAKTAIVNAGGGFVFVGAMHDSFPHALELSKKGYNAFALIYRPGAQTACEDLARAIAFLHENAGRLGIDMRDYSLWGGSAGARMAAWLGSYGTERFGEARYPRPAAVIMQYTALSEVTGQEPPTFACVGTNDGIAPYTIMEERINRIKANGTDAEIRVFSGLPHGFGLGEGTVAEGWINDAIQFWEKHMTQ; from the coding sequence ATGAGAATTCCGCCAGTAGTTAGTCTGGCTTTGTTCATAACTTTACTTATTGTTGCCTGCGGTAGTACAGAAGCACCTTCAGCAAAATCGGTGGGGGGAAACACAGCTGTCACAGAAAGAGAGTATAAGAATAACCAGAAAATAAATCATAAGCTTATAATCCCGAAGCAGATAGAAGAAATTCCTGATGAGTATTTTAAAGCCTCAAATCAGCCTGGAACATTGACGGATTTATATTACGATACTTATGAGTCCTTTTCGTATAATGAAAAATCAAAACCTCTTAAAAAGCATGCGGTTGTATATCTCCCCTATGGCTATAGTAAGAATCAAAGATACGATGTGTTCTATCTGATGCATGGCGGGTGGGGCGATGAAACCACGATGCTCGGAACTCCGGCTAAACCATTCTCCTTTAAAAACGTCATTGACAATGCAATTGCCGCAGGCGAGATCAAACCGCTCATCATCGTGTGCCCGACATATAACAACACAAACGAAAATGGACTGGATTCTGCCAACTTTTCTCTGGCGATGCAACTGACGAGGAACTATCATAACGAGTTATTACATGATCTGATTCCCGCGATGGAAGGAACGTACAGCACCTATGCCGCAAGCACATCTGCAGAAGATCTTATTGCTTCCCGTGACCACCGGGGGTTCGGCGGATTTTCCATGGGATCGGTCGCAACCTGGCGGACATTCCAATACGGACTTGATTACTTCCGTTATTTTCTGCCGATGAGCTGTGGCACAACTCTGGATGACAAGGAGATATTTGCTGCAGCTCGTGGGCATGATCCGGATGATTATTTTGTCTTTGTGATGACAGGAACCGATGATTTTGCGTACCGCTACGATGAGGCCAGGGTAAACCTGATGAGGTTATCAGTCTATTTTACAGATATTGATGAAAATGCAGACGGAAATTTTGCCTATCGGGTTAAACAGGGGTACTCCCATGACGGGAAAGCGGCGATGGAATACACTTATAACGGAATGAAAGCATTCTGGAACGGAAAAAACAAGACGGAGAATACACAACAGGCAGCCCCAATCCTCGTAAGTAGTGGTCTAACACAAAAAGCATTTACGAGGGATACAAAAATCGAAGACGTAATACAGGATCCGGCTTTCGGAAATTCCGGAAGGCTTCTATTTCCGGTAAATAAAAGGTACTACAGCGGGGATACTCTTGGAAAACTCGCCCTTACGTGGTATGGCATCAATCCGGACAGAACAGTAGAAATTGTAAATTACTTTAAAAAACGCGCCGAATCAGGAGATACTATTTTCTATGATATTTATTCGGATGAAGAAAAAGCGCAGGATCCTCGCAAAAAGGATACGGGGCTGTTCTTTTTCCGCGGCAATAAAGGCGCAAAAACAGCAATTGTCAATGCAGGCGGGGGATTTGTTTTTGTCGGCGCCATGCATGATAGTTTTCCGCATGCTCTTGAACTCAGCAAAAAAGGGTATAACGCATTTGCCTTAATTTACCGGCCTGGGGCGCAGACAGCCTGTGAGGACCTGGCGCGGGCAATTGCATTTCTACATGAGAACGCAGGCAGACTCGGAATAGACATGCGCGATTATTCCCTTTGGGGTGGCTCCGCCGGCGCCCGAATGGCCGCCTGGCTTGGAAGCTACGGGACAGAACGTTTTGGAGAGGCGAGATACCCCCGTCCAGCGGCGGTCATCATGCAGTATACTGCCCTATCAGAAGTAACGGGGCAGGAACCGCCGACCTTTGCGTGCGTGGGAACGAATGACGGGATTGCACCGTATACCATTATGGAAGAGAGAATCAACAGGATTAAAGCAAACGGCACCGATGCGGAAATCCGGGTATTCTCTGGGCTTCCCCACGGGTTTGGCCTTGGTGAAGGAACCGTCGCAGAAGGCTGGATAAATGATGCTATACAATTTTGGGAAAAACACATGACACAATAA